The Methanomethylovorans hollandica DSM 15978 genome includes a region encoding these proteins:
- a CDS encoding threonine--tRNA ligase — MQLLLIHSDYIEYEVKKSTPVAEKIEDPMKSGRLEDALTVFIAVEKADEVNPDEVAQKAVSEVEKVAGQVKTESIMLYPYAHLSSDLSSPKVAVYVLTAMEKELSGKYIVKRAPFGWYKAFKISCKGHPLSELSRSISPENKDGVNVVCALEGKPEVVSEALKAESTAKSYWRILTPDGQLHEMDGFDFKGHENLSKFVDYEISKKREVDKAPPHVELMRRLELADYEPGSDSGNMRYYPKGRLIKSLLENYVVEESIKVGAMEVETPIMYDMNHPTLKKYLDRFPARQYSIESDKRQLFLRFAACFGQFLINHDMTMSYKSLPLKMIELTRYSFRKEQRGELVGLRRLRAFTMPDMHTLCYDMEQAVSQFEEQYNMCIRILDQVGIKVDDFEVAIRFTRDFYEENKDFITNLARIVNKPVLIEMWDTRFFYFVLKFEFNFVDALAKASALSTVQIDVENAERYDIKYIDVTGEEKRPTILHCSPSGAIERCIYGLLEKEAMRTERGEVPMLPVWLSPTQVRVLPISEKHLEFAKQVSEKLNCRVDIDDREDTVGKRIREAGREWIPYVVVIGDKEVETGRINVTIRAESQANRPKTMEMSTDELDSRIQAEIAGLPYRGLPLAKMLSQRPKFI, encoded by the coding sequence ATGCAATTATTGCTCATCCATTCTGATTATATCGAATATGAGGTCAAAAAAAGCACCCCAGTGGCAGAGAAGATCGAAGATCCAATGAAGTCTGGCAGGCTGGAGGATGCACTCACAGTTTTCATTGCCGTAGAGAAGGCAGATGAGGTCAATCCAGATGAGGTTGCCCAGAAAGCTGTTTCTGAGGTCGAGAAGGTTGCAGGGCAGGTAAAAACCGAAAGCATAATGCTTTATCCTTATGCTCATCTGAGTTCAGATCTCTCTTCCCCAAAAGTTGCTGTTTATGTACTAACAGCTATGGAAAAAGAACTATCAGGCAAGTACATTGTAAAAAGAGCTCCCTTTGGCTGGTACAAAGCATTCAAGATCAGCTGCAAAGGTCATCCCCTGTCCGAGCTATCCAGGTCAATATCTCCTGAAAACAAAGATGGTGTCAATGTTGTCTGTGCCCTTGAAGGAAAACCGGAGGTTGTTTCTGAAGCTTTGAAAGCCGAAAGCACCGCCAAATCATACTGGCGTATCCTTACTCCGGACGGTCAGCTTCATGAAATGGACGGATTTGATTTCAAAGGTCATGAGAACCTTAGTAAGTTCGTTGATTATGAGATCTCCAAGAAAAGAGAGGTTGATAAGGCACCTCCACACGTGGAGCTTATGCGCAGGCTTGAGCTAGCCGATTATGAGCCGGGTTCGGATTCAGGTAACATGCGCTATTATCCTAAAGGCCGGCTTATTAAATCCCTGTTGGAGAACTATGTGGTCGAGGAATCCATCAAAGTGGGGGCTATGGAAGTTGAAACTCCTATTATGTATGATATGAACCATCCGACCCTCAAGAAGTATCTTGACAGGTTCCCTGCAAGGCAGTATTCCATAGAATCAGATAAAAGGCAGCTTTTCCTGAGGTTTGCTGCTTGTTTTGGCCAGTTCCTTATCAACCATGACATGACCATGTCTTACAAAAGTCTCCCTCTGAAGATGATAGAGCTTACACGCTACAGTTTCCGTAAGGAACAGAGGGGAGAGCTTGTGGGCCTGCGTCGCTTGAGGGCATTCACAATGCCTGATATGCATACACTCTGTTATGATATGGAACAGGCTGTTTCCCAGTTCGAAGAACAGTACAACATGTGTATCCGTATTCTGGACCAGGTAGGTATCAAAGTTGACGATTTTGAGGTCGCCATCAGGTTCACAAGAGATTTCTATGAAGAGAACAAGGATTTCATCACCAATCTTGCCCGCATTGTGAACAAACCAGTACTTATAGAGATGTGGGATACACGTTTCTTCTACTTCGTGCTCAAGTTCGAGTTTAATTTTGTAGATGCCCTGGCAAAGGCAAGTGCTCTTTCCACAGTGCAGATAGATGTGGAAAATGCTGAAAGATATGACATAAAATACATAGATGTCACGGGTGAGGAGAAACGTCCGACCATTCTGCATTGCTCTCCAAGTGGTGCTATAGAACGCTGTATCTATGGTTTACTGGAAAAAGAAGCCATGAGAACTGAAAGGGGTGAGGTCCCCATGCTTCCTGTATGGCTTTCTCCGACTCAGGTAAGGGTGCTTCCAATATCTGAAAAGCATCTTGAGTTTGCAAAGCAGGTTTCAGAAAAGCTTAATTGCCGTGTAGATATCGATGACAGAGAAGATACTGTGGGCAAGCGTATACGTGAAGCAGGACGCGAATGGATTCCTTATGTGGTAGTCATCGGGGACAAAGAGGTTGAAACTGGCAGAATAAATGTCACCATAAGGGCGGAATCTCAGGCTAATCGCCCGAAGACCATGGAAATGTCAACAGATGAACTGGATTCCCGCATACAGGCAGAGATCGCTGGCTTGCCCTACCGGGGTCTGCCTCTTGCAAAGATGCTCTCACAGAGGCCAAAGTTCATATAA
- the thiI gene encoding tRNA uracil 4-sulfurtransferase ThiI: MNNIVIVRYGELALKSPGVRNHYEKVLMRNISAMLDQRGVEYSGLSREWGRIFIKTSDEMAAGAAADVFGVVSASFATAVDADLDSVSQKCADIAVGFIGEGDSFAIRARRTGNHDFSSQDVGLKCGDAVWERLLSEGKTPLVDLTRPDKEIFVEVRQKEAYVFTENSRGVGGLPLGTQGKMVALVSGGIDSPVAAWLMMKRGVEMIPVYCSNEPFADDSTRQRALDSIRVLQQWAPGHPLKIYEVPHGCSLKAFVEQCSRNKTCVLCKRTMYRVAYEIMKREGATGVITGSSLGQVASQTSANMYAELYGLAIPLYHPLIALDKADIIDIARKIGSYDVSVRPVTCCSAVPEKPETRAEYDSLLAEESKVDIDGLVSFSVSGAQVFRL; the protein is encoded by the coding sequence ATGAACAACATAGTAATTGTCAGATACGGGGAATTGGCACTGAAAAGTCCTGGTGTCAGGAACCATTATGAAAAGGTCCTTATGAGGAATATTTCAGCTATGCTTGATCAACGCGGTGTGGAGTATTCAGGTCTGAGCCGGGAATGGGGAAGGATCTTTATCAAGACTTCCGATGAAATGGCAGCAGGCGCTGCAGCTGATGTGTTTGGTGTTGTATCTGCATCATTTGCAACTGCTGTTGATGCAGATCTTGATTCCGTATCGCAAAAATGTGCTGATATTGCTGTGGGGTTCATCGGGGAGGGTGATTCTTTTGCCATAAGGGCCCGCAGGACCGGGAATCATGATTTTTCTTCCCAGGATGTAGGACTGAAATGCGGAGATGCGGTGTGGGAGCGTTTGCTTTCAGAAGGCAAAACTCCTTTAGTGGATCTCACAAGGCCGGATAAGGAGATCTTTGTAGAGGTGCGCCAGAAGGAAGCCTATGTCTTCACGGAAAATTCCAGGGGTGTAGGCGGTCTTCCTCTGGGAACTCAGGGGAAAATGGTCGCTCTTGTATCCGGAGGTATTGATTCTCCTGTAGCTGCCTGGCTCATGATGAAAAGAGGTGTTGAGATGATTCCGGTATACTGCAGCAATGAACCTTTTGCAGATGATTCCACAAGACAGCGTGCACTGGATAGCATAAGGGTGCTGCAGCAATGGGCTCCCGGTCACCCTCTAAAAATATATGAGGTCCCGCATGGATGTTCTCTGAAGGCGTTTGTGGAACAGTGCTCCAGGAACAAAACATGCGTGCTGTGCAAAAGGACCATGTATAGGGTTGCTTATGAGATCATGAAGCGTGAAGGCGCTACCGGTGTAATCACAGGCTCTTCTTTAGGGCAGGTAGCTTCACAGACATCTGCAAATATGTACGCAGAGCTTTATGGGCTTGCCATACCTCTATACCATCCGTTGATAGCTCTTGATAAAGCAGATATTATAGATATTGCAAGGAAAATAGGTTCTTATGATGTGTCTGTCAGGCCTGTAACATGTTGCTCGGCTGTACCGGAAAAACCCGAGACAAGAGCTGAGTATGATTCTTTGCTTGCTGAGGAGAGCAAAGTAGATATTGACGGTCTGGTGAGTTTCTCCGTTTCAGGCGCACAAGTATTCAGATTGTGA
- a CDS encoding acylphosphatase — protein sequence MDMGHVLAEVHVYGRVQGVFFRQFTKNTAQELGIAGYARNLPDGCVQVLAEGPKQSVEILLQRLRVGPPMSCVDSLGVEWKQASGEFTGFVIRR from the coding sequence ATGGATATGGGACACGTACTTGCCGAAGTCCATGTGTACGGAAGGGTACAGGGAGTCTTTTTCCGTCAGTTCACAAAGAACACTGCACAGGAACTTGGCATTGCAGGTTATGCCCGTAACCTTCCCGATGGTTGCGTACAGGTCCTTGCCGAAGGACCTAAACAGTCTGTTGAAATACTCTTGCAAAGGCTAAGAGTAGGTCCTCCTATGTCCTGTGTGGATTCGCTGGGTGTTGAATGGAAACAGGCTTCAGGTGAATTTACAGGCTTTGTCATAAGACGATAA